A region from the Lentimonas sp. CC4 genome encodes:
- a CDS encoding PepSY-associated TM helix domain-containing protein, with product MKVQGSLFRKTIFWVHLVCGLVAGVVIAIMSATGIAIAFEEEILDWVDREVSHVEVPAEASPLGIAEMLEVLELERPEFDANYVEVPADDGRAFVFLHGRHERLYVNSYTGAIGDSRRAGAHDVIHEIEMWHRFLAFHGEDNYIIGRTINGVSNLAFLGLCLTGLYLWFPKKRSARAIKSILLFKRGAKGKARDYNWHNVFGFWSLPVLVILAATAVVISFEWGHKLVFTLSGEDAPEVRDFRMMAVAPAEVPMPEEGAELLSYEASLVGAQVAFPDWETIGMPLTTAASDGEPLVPLKLDVYVPDYMPSRGWIPVEVDPYTSDVLQAVRLQDRSPGLQARVWVRFIHTGAAFGFVGKVIATIATAASLFLVYTGFSLSYRRFLGKKRTVRS from the coding sequence ATGAAGGTTCAGGGGAGTCTATTTCGTAAAACAATATTTTGGGTGCACCTTGTGTGCGGCTTGGTCGCTGGAGTGGTCATCGCGATTATGTCTGCGACTGGGATCGCGATCGCTTTTGAAGAAGAGATCTTGGATTGGGTCGATCGCGAGGTGAGCCATGTTGAAGTGCCTGCGGAGGCCTCTCCGTTAGGCATTGCGGAGATGCTGGAAGTGCTAGAATTAGAGCGTCCCGAATTCGACGCGAACTATGTTGAAGTGCCTGCGGATGATGGGCGTGCGTTTGTCTTTCTGCATGGGCGTCATGAACGTTTATATGTAAACTCATATACTGGTGCCATCGGTGATTCGCGACGTGCGGGTGCGCATGATGTGATACATGAGATTGAGATGTGGCATCGCTTCCTGGCCTTTCATGGAGAGGATAATTATATTATCGGCCGGACGATTAACGGTGTATCGAACCTTGCGTTTCTAGGACTCTGTCTGACTGGGCTTTATCTTTGGTTTCCGAAGAAGCGGAGTGCGCGCGCAATTAAATCGATTCTACTTTTTAAGCGCGGGGCAAAGGGCAAGGCGCGTGACTACAATTGGCATAATGTATTTGGTTTTTGGAGTTTACCAGTATTGGTGATTTTAGCTGCCACTGCAGTAGTGATCTCTTTCGAGTGGGGGCATAAATTGGTCTTCACGCTTTCGGGAGAGGACGCTCCTGAAGTTAGGGACTTTCGTATGATGGCAGTCGCTCCCGCGGAAGTGCCAATGCCCGAAGAGGGCGCTGAACTTTTGAGCTATGAAGCGTCGCTAGTTGGAGCGCAGGTAGCCTTTCCTGATTGGGAGACGATTGGAATGCCTTTGACTACGGCGGCATCGGACGGCGAGCCGTTGGTGCCTTTGAAATTAGACGTCTATGTGCCGGACTATATGCCAAGTCGCGGCTGGATTCCTGTCGAGGTGGATCCGTATACCAGTGATGTGTTGCAAGCAGTCCGCTTACAAGATCGTAGCCCCGGGCTGCAGGCACGCGTGTGGGTGCGGTTTATCCATACCGGCGCCGCGTTTGGTTTCGTGGGAAAGGTGATCGCAACGATTGCGACAGCTGCATCGTTGTTTCTAGTCTATACCGGATTTTCGCTCAGCTATCGTCGGTTCTTGGGGAAAAAGCGCACTGTGCGA
- a CDS encoding 4Fe-4S binding protein — translation MYLIKPDLCVMCDACRPVCPRNAISAHASEATYVVNADECNDCSNMGAVRCVPQCPVDAIIKGQ, via the coding sequence ATGTATCTCATTAAACCAGATCTCTGCGTCATGTGCGACGCTTGCCGCCCCGTTTGCCCACGTAATGCAATTAGTGCACACGCATCTGAAGCCACTTACGTCGTCAATGCAGACGAATGCAACGACTGCTCAAACATGGGTGCAGTGCGCTGCGTGCCTCAATGCCCAGTGGACGCGATTATCAAAGGCCAATAG
- a CDS encoding DUF3793 family protein, with protein sequence MSLLTTPSLSSESFTSWRRGIAVLSQSQKRFDEWFFLNASTVLLSEKTGELLSIDLSEFSMTETDATANLQRLSEIWSVSCSVMYLSNGFLKFVVYQAERLQAALEQAPHCVMVDKLNYAAPLEAGAFMAELRLRWNATGELPHEIGVALGYPLEDVFGYMGLLPTACKGMCGWQVYGCLKKSTELSGRFNKARCDALVMLSKVAGSAEL encoded by the coding sequence ATGTCTTTACTTACAACACCTTCACTTTCTTCGGAATCCTTCACTAGTTGGAGGCGGGGTATTGCTGTCTTATCTCAGAGTCAGAAACGCTTTGACGAATGGTTCTTTTTGAATGCCTCGACGGTTTTACTGAGCGAAAAGACCGGAGAATTGTTATCGATTGATTTAAGTGAATTCTCGATGACGGAAACAGACGCGACGGCGAACCTTCAGCGTTTGAGCGAGATCTGGAGTGTGAGTTGCTCTGTGATGTATTTGAGCAATGGCTTTCTTAAGTTCGTAGTCTATCAGGCCGAGCGACTGCAGGCAGCTTTAGAGCAGGCGCCACATTGTGTGATGGTCGACAAACTCAACTATGCTGCTCCGCTTGAGGCTGGGGCTTTTATGGCTGAATTGCGGTTGCGATGGAATGCGACTGGTGAATTACCACATGAAATTGGTGTGGCTCTTGGCTATCCCCTAGAAGATGTATTCGGCTATATGGGGTTACTTCCAACCGCTTGTAAAGGGATGTGTGGTTGGCAAGTGTATGGCTGTTTGAAGAAGTCGACTGAGCTCAGTGGTCGTTTTAATAAAGCGCGTTGTGACGCATTGGTGATGCTGTCCAAGGTTGCTGGTAGTGCAGAGTTGTAG